The following coding sequences are from one Biomphalaria glabrata chromosome 8, xgBioGlab47.1, whole genome shotgun sequence window:
- the LOC106067051 gene encoding nudC domain-containing protein 2-like — MAHFDEKSGAVQCKTEWGCWWQTIDEVFIEIHSETILNSKDIKCVIKPRNISVHIKNTTILEGNLFEPVHADDAVWTLEDKRLIRICLSKSHNTAAHCWPSLLVGQYEADPFTFDEMQKKLTLQRFQYENPGMDFSGATMTGNYQGGGPQLPS; from the exons ATGGCTCACTTTGATGAAAAAAGTGGTGCAGTTCAATGTAAAACAGAATGGGGGTGTTGGTGGCAAACTATTGATGAAGTTTTTATTGAAATTcattctgaaactattttaaattccAAAGATATCAAATGTGTAATAAAACCTAGAAACATCAGTGTACACATTAAAAACACTACAATACTAGAA ggcaACTTGTTTGAACCAGTTCACGCAGATGATGCGGTCTGGACGCTAG AGGATAAACGTTTGATTCGCATTTGCCTAAGTAAGTCTCACAACACAGCGGCACACTGCTGGCCGTCCTTGCTTGTAGGGCAGTATGAAGCAGACCCATTCACATTTGATGAGATGCAGAAAAAGTTAACTTTACAAAGATTTCAATATGAG AATCCTGGTATGGACTTCAGTGGGGCAACAATGACTGGAAACTATCAGGGCGGAGGACCACAGCTGCCCAGTTAA
- the LOC106059003 gene encoding protein SDA1 homolog: MSSKAAAKAIHFAGDLPNLQNLIKRDPISYKDEFLKQLQYYHNLMQTFQLQPAKFNERLDEMINFLAQVSHCYKEETMNLPGQFSDLLKNHSTILDRTMRMTLVKAIIMLRNKELISATQVLQLFFKLLRCEDKLLRKTIYMYVVNDIKNINSKHKNAKLNSALQTYMFSMLQENNAVTVKTALDVMTELYRRNIWNDAKTVNVISTACFSKITKVMVAAMKFFLGKDELEQKDDSDSDKDDDPKKTTKELVLGHRVAKKTKKRKKKLERALQAVNKHQKKKSAPEAFNNSALHLLFDPQDFCEKLFRQLEKTTERFEVKLMMIDLISRLIGVHKLILLNYYPFMKRFIQPHQREVTRLLLYLAQGSHDLVPPDAMEEVLMTIANNFIAERNSSEVMAVGLNAVREICSRCPLAMSEDLLRDLVQYKLHRDKAVMMAARSLIQLFRHTNPELLHRKDRGRPTEAQQELKVMKYGALDAKTFVPGAEAIPEKEEKQQEVEKDQGEWESCSEEENDSDGEWVDVYHSSDEEKEKTETSFTPAELEEKQKLAEEISSTRILTDEDYKMINARQISKDITSAKAARARKRKLQEAFENERNNDNLPKLGDIEMVHKKKAHDKESRLATVLAGREGREKFAHGPQKMNPFASTTNKEKAKKKAFTMVKHKIRRKKTKRSFKDKQISLRNSLIKKMKNSRK; this comes from the exons ATGTCTAGTAAGGCAGCCGCAAAAGCTATACATTTCGCAGGGGATTTACCAAATTTACAGAATTTGATCAAGAGAGATCCAATTTCTTATAAAGATGAG TTTCTGAAGCAGTTGCAGTACTATCACAACTTGATGCAGACTTTTCAACTCCAGCCTGCTAAATTTAATGAGAGGCTGGATGAAATGATCAATTTTTTAGCACAG GTAAGTCACTGCTACAAAGAAGAAACAATGAACCTGCCTGGACAGTTCAGTGACCTACTGAAAAATCACAGCACAATCCTGGACAGAACAATGAGAATG acttTGGTGAAAGCTATTATTATGCTAAGAAATAAAGAACTTATTTCTGCAACTCAAGTTCTACAACTCTTTTTCAAACTGCTGCGGTGTGAGGACAAGCTCTTGAGAAAGACAATTTACATGTATGTTGTAAATGACATCAAGAACATCAACTCCAAACACAAAAATGCTAAGCTCAACTCTGCCCTACAGACGTACATGTTCTCTATGTTACAAGAGAACAACGCAGTGACGGTGAAGACTGCATTGGACGTCATGACTGAGTTATACCGTAGGAACATTTGGAATGACGCCAAGACAGTCAATGTTATATCCACAGCTTGTTTCTCTAAGATAACAAAAGTCATGGTGGCTGCTATGAAGTTTTTCCTAG GTAAAGACGAACTAGAACAGAAAGATGACAGTGACTCAGATAAAGATGATGACCCCAAGAAGACGACCAAAGAACTGGTGCTGGGTCACAGAGTAGCCAAAAAGaccaaaaagagaaaaaagaaacttGAAAGAGCCCTGCAAGCCGTCAACAAACACCAGAAGAAGAAGTCTGCGCCCGAGGCCTTCAATAACTCGGCGCTTCATTTGCTTTTTGATCCGCAAGACTTCTGTGAAAAGCTGTTCCGTCAGTTGGAGAAGACAACCGAGAGATTTGAAGTCAAGCTGATGATGATTGATTTGATCTCCAGGTTGATTGGTGTCCACAAACTCATCCTGCTGAACTACTATCCCTTTATGAAACGTTTTATACAGCCCCATCAGAGAGAG GTAACACGTTTGCTGTTGTATCTAGCCCAAGGCAGCCATGACCTTGTTCCCCCTGACGCGATGGAAGAAGTTCTCATGACCATAGCTAACAACTTTATTGCAGAACGCAACTCAAGTGAAGTGATGGCTGTTGGTTTAAATGCAGTCAGAGAGATCTGCTCACGCTGCCCGCTGGCCATGTCAGAGGATTTGTTGCGTGACTTAGTTCAATATAAGCTACACAGAGACAAGG CTGTAATGATGGCAGCCAGATCTCTGATTCAACTGTTTCGACACACAAATCCAGAACTATTGCACAgaaaagacaga GGTCGACCAACAGAAGCCCAGCAGGAACTGAAAGTGATGAAGTATGGCGCACTGGATGCTAAAACTTTTGTTCCAGGAGCAGAAGCCATCCCTGAGAAAGAGGAAAAACAACAGGAAGTAGAGAAAGATCAAG GTGAGTGGGAGTCTTGTAGTGAGGAGGAAAATGACAGCGATGGTGAATGGGTGGATGTCTATCATTCCTCAGATGAAGAAAAGGAAAAA ACCGAGACGAGCTTCACACCAGCAGAACTGGAAGAAAAGCAGAAACTGGCTGAAGAAATTTCCTCCACCAGAATATTAACTGATGAGGACTATAAGATGATTAACGCCAGACAAATAAGCAAAGACATAACATCAGCTAAAGCTGCTCGTGCCAGGAAGAGAAAGCTACAGGAGGCttttgaaaatgaaagaaacaa tgaTAACCTTCCAAAACTTGGTGACATTGAGATGGTGCACAAGAAGAAAGCTCATGATAAAGAATCCAGACTGGCTACTGTCTTG GCTGGCCGAGAAGGAAGAGAAAAGTTTGCTCATGGCCCTCAGAAGATGAATCCGTTTGCCAGCACCACTAACAAGGAGAAGGCAAAGAAGAAAGCGTTCACAATGGTCAAGCATAAaataaggagaaaaaaaacgaaaagatcTTTTAAGGACAAACAG
- the LOC129927762 gene encoding uncharacterized protein LOC129927762: MPTKGYMFGKKKRYCKPRGRHASKTNAQLQSSVLDTAGSEAATTQPASAAERKISLTAVTNADNTNKRLPEDFIYVMMNSMQLTTMVSLLCCPHCFDNKLTMFITQSKGMAHLIKIKCLNCETYLWSDWTSKKSNDVHLDINVRAVNALKESGISHSKFDRFCGLMSMPCMHRNTYNNLANIVNTDIIEAGEECMIRASAVSAWKKHFTTSNYR; encoded by the exons atgccaacaaaaggttatatgtttggaaagaaaaaacgttactgtaagcccagaggacgacatgcttcaaagacaaatgcacaattacaaag ctCTGTTTTGGATACAGCTGGATCTGAAGCAGCAACAACACAGCCTGCAAGTGCAGCTGAGCGAAAAATATCCCTAACTGCAGTTACTAACGCTGATAACACCAATAAGAggctgcctgaagatttcatatacgtcatgatgaattcaatgcaattgaccacaatggtctccttgttgtgctgtccacattgcTTTGACAACAAATTAACTATGTTCATCACACAATCAAAAGGCATggctcatttgattaaaatcaaatgccTAAATTGTGAAACATATTTGTGGTCCGACTGgacctcaaaaaaaagtaatgatgttcatctggatattaatgtccgcgctgtcaatgcattaaaagaatctggaatctcgcattctaaatttgataggttttgtggacTTATGAGTATGCCCTGCATGCACAGAAATACTTATAACAATCTAGCTAACATAGTCAATACTGATATAATTGAAGCTGGTGAAGAATGTATGATTAGGGCATCTGCTGTTAGTGcatggaagaaacatttcacaacctCTAACTACAGATGA